In the genome of Roseovarius sp. Pro17, the window GCGGTACACCGTCTTTTCCGGCTGCACGATGCGGTAGAACACCGAGCTGTCGACCTGCACCAGCACGTTATCCTTGGTGATAGCGTCCTGACTGGCGGTCGGCAATTGCCGCTCGAGGATGGAGATCTTGTGCGCGATCTTGTCCAGAAACGGCACGATCATGTTGATGCCGGGGCCGAGGACCGAATGCAGACGGCCAAACCGTTCGACCACGTGCTGCTCGGATTGCGGCACGATCTTGATGCTTTTGTAGATCACAAGGATGATCAACAGCGCCAGAAGGATGTAAATAAGATTGGAGGACAAAAGGTCCATGATCACGTCGTTGTTCATAATGCAGTCCTGAAAATAGGCGATGCGCGGCATCGCGTTGGCTTTTGCAACTTAACCTAATGGGGTTTAAGGAAACGCAAAAGAGCATAAAGGCAGTAACTCGAATGACAACGCGGTTCGGTTTCAAGGTGGCGGCAACGGATGGGCGCGCACGCATGGGCGCTATTACGACGCCGCGAGGGCAGATTCGCACGCCCGCCTTTATGCCGGTGGGGACCGCCGCGACAGTCAAGGCCATGATGCCCGAAAGCGTGGCCGCGACCGGCGCCGACATCCTGCTGGGCAACACGTATCATCTGATGCTGCGCCCCACGGCCGAGCGGATTGCACGCCTTGGGGGCTTGCACAAATTTATGAACTGGCAGGGGCCGATCCTGACGGATTCAGGGGGCTTTCAGGTGATGAGCCTTGCCGAATTGCGCAAGCTGACCGAAGAGGGCGTGGCCTTTCGCAGCCATATCGACGGGTCCAAACACATGCTGACGCCCGAGCGGTCGATGGAAATTCAGGCGCTGCTGGGCAGTGACATCGTCATGTGTTTTGATGAATGCCCCGCGCTGCCTGCCACGGACAAGGCTGTGGCGGAGAGCATGGAATTATCGATGCGATGGGCGCGCCGGTCGAAGGAGGCGTTCGGCGAACGGCCCGGCCATGCGCTGTTCGGCATCCAGCAGGGCGGCGTGACACGTGAGCTTCGCGAGGCTAGTGCCGGACATCTAAGGGAAATCGGGTTTGACGGTTACGCTATTGGCGGCCTTGCCGTGGGCGAGGGGCAAGAGGCGATGTTCGGCGTTCTGGACTATGCGCCGGATATGCTGCCCGAGGACAAGCCGCGTTATCTGATGGGCGTGGGCAAGCCCGACGACATCGTCGGCGCTGTGGCGCGCGGCGTCGACATGATGGACTGCGTGCTGCCCTCACGCTCGGGGCGCACAGGGCAGGCCTGGACGCGGCGCGGGCAGGTCAACATCAAGAATGCCCGCCATGCGGACGACCCGCGCCCCTTGGACGAGGATTGCACATGCCCCGCCTGCCGCAATTATTCGCGGGCCTATCTGCATCACGTGTTTCGCGCGCAGGAGATGATTTCGGGGATGCTGCTGACATGGCATAACCTGCATTATTATCAGGATCTTATGTCGCAAATACGCGAAGCAATCACCGAGGCCCGGTTCGATACGTGGCAGACGCAATTTCATGATCGCCGCGCACAAGGGGATATCGAGCCGCTTTAAGCAGGTGTGGGCACGGATAATTCCACGACGTAAAGCCGAAGCAGGCGCGAACTGGGTGCTGATCGCAGCAGGCGTAATTTTAAGTGAATTGGCGGGGGATCGCCCTTGCTCTGAACGCCTCGCGCAGTCATTCTGCGCAGCGCAAGGTTGAAAGCGGTGCTGAACTGCCCCAAATTGACTGACATACGGAGAGGGCATGGTCGCCGCCGAGCGGGGCCTGACCCTCTTGCCAAGAAAGGGCCGGAAAGAATTTCGGACCGATACATAAGGAAAGAGCATGAAAGAGCCCCTTAATTCCTCATACCCGGTGCTGCCGCTGCGTGACATCGTTGTGTTTCCGCACATGATCGTGCCGCTCTTCGTGGGGCGCGAAAAATCAGTGCGCGCGCTGGAAGAGGTCATGGCCGACGACAAGCAGATCCTGCTGAGCAGTCAGATTGACCCTAGCGTGGATGATCCCGACTCCGCAGGCATCTATAAGGCTGGCGTGCTGGCCAATGTGCTGCAACTGCTGAAACTGCCCGATGGCACAGTCAAGGTGCTGGTCGAGGGTATCGCGCGCGTGCGTGTCACCGAATATATCGACAACGAAGACTTCTTTGAGGCGCGCGCAGAATACCTGACCGAGATGCCAGGCGACGCGACCACGATCGAGGCGCTTTTGCGCAGTGTTTCGAATGAATTCGAGCGCTACGCCAAGGTAAAGAAAAACGTGCCGGAAGAGGCGCTGTCGGCCGTATCGGATTCCGAGGATCCCGCGCGGCTTGCCGATCTGGTGGCTGGTCATCTGGGTATCGAAGTCGAGCAAAAGCAAGAATTGCTGGAGACGTTGTCCGTCAGCGAGCGGCTGGAGAAGGTCTATGGCCTGATGCAGGGCGAGATGAGCGTTCTGCAGGTCGAGAAAAAGATCAAGACCCGCGTCAAGAGCCAGATGGAGCGCACTCAGCGTGAGTACTACTTGAATGAGCAGATGAAGGCCATTCAGAAAGAACTGGGCGATGGCGAGGACGGCGAGGGCGAAATCGCCGAGCTGGAGGCGCGCATTGCCGCCACCAAGCTAAGCAACGAGGCGCGCGAAAAGGCCGAGGCCGAGCTGAAGAAGCTGAAAAACATGAGCCCGATGAGTGCCGAGGCGACGGTGGTGCGTAACTACCTCGACTGGATGCTGTCGATCCCGTGGGGCGTGAAATCGCGTGTGAAAAAGGATCTTGGCCGCGCCGAGAAGATTCTCGACGACGATCACTACGGGCTTGAGAAGGTCAAGGAGCGCATTGTCGAGTATCTGGCCGTTCAGCAACGCTCGAAAAAACTGAAGGGGCCGATCATGTGCCTCGTCGGTCCTCCGGGCGTGGGCAAGACCAGCCTTGGTAAGTCGGTTGCGCGGGCCACGGGTCGCGAGTTCATTCGCATCAGCCTTGGCGGTGTGCGCGACGAGTCCGAAATTCGCGGTCACCGACGCACCTATATTGGCTCAATGCCGGGCAAGATCATTCAGGCATTGAAAAAGGCCAAGACGACCAACCCGCTGATCCTGTTGGATGAGATCGACAAGATGGGCCAGGACTTTCGCGGTGATCCCGCGTCGGCGATGCTTGAAGTGCTCGATCCCGAGCAGAACAGCACATTCGTCGATCACTATCTGGAGGTCGAATATGACCTCTCTAATGTGATGTTCCTGACTACGTCGAACACCTACAACATGCCCGGGCCGCTGCTGGACCGGATGGAGATCATTCCGCTGTCTGGCTATACCGAGGACGAAAAGCGCGAGATCGCCAAACAGCATCTGTTGGACAAGCAGGTCAAGAACCACGGCCTCAAGAAGACCGAATTCGAACTGACCGACGAGGCGCTGACCGACATCATCCGTTACTACACCCGCGAGGCGGGCGTGCGGAACCTTGAGCGTGAGATCGCGAAGGTGGCGCGCAAGGCAGTGACCATGATCATCAAGAAGAAGGCGACGCAGATCACTGTGACGTCGGAAAATCTCAGTGAGTTCCTAGGCGTGCGCAAGCACAAGTTCGGATTGGCTGAAGAAGCGGATCAGGTCGGTGTCGTTACCGGACTGGCCTATACATCGGTCGGCGGCGAGCTCTTGAACATCGAGGCGCTGCGCCTGCCGGGCAAGGGCCGGATGAAGACCACGGGCACGCTGGGCGACGTGATGAAGGAATCGATCGATGCGGCCAACAGCTATGTTCGCTCGATCGCGCCTGCCATCGGGATCAAACCGCCGAGGCTGGAAAAGTGGGATATCCACGTCCACGTCCCCGAGGGCGCAACGCCCAAGGACGGGCCGAGTGCGGGCCTTGCCATGGTGACATCCATCGTGTCGGTGCTGACAGGCATTCCGGTGCGCAAGGATATCGCCATGACGGGCGAGGTGACGCTGCGTGGCAACGCGCTGCCTATCGGCGGCCTCAAGGAAAAGCTGCTGGCGGCGCTGCGCGGCGGGATCAAGACGGTTCTCATTCCGCAAGAGAATGAAAAGGATCTGGTTGAGATTCCGGACAACGTGAAAGAGGGGCTGGACATCATTCCCGTCACTCACGTCCGCGACGTTCTGCGACTGGCCCTGACACGTGCGCCGGAGCCCGTGGAATGGGACGAGGCCGCCGAAGAGGCTGCCGCAGCCGAGGCAGCACTCAAGGCCGGACCCGAGGGGACGGGCGCAACCGCGCACTGATTTTCCAGTCCAGCAAAAGTAAAGAGGGGCGTCCCAACCGGGGCGCCCCTTTTTTTGTCGTCAGGTCAGGCGCGATGCGCCCTGTTGCGTCAATTGGCGCTGATAAGTGCCGTCAGCAGGATGATCGCAGTCAACGAAATGGCGACCATCTCGGCTTGATTGGCCGAAGAGCTGGCGGCCTCGGCCTCAATCACTGCGGGCTCCATAACAGGTGCGCTGTAGTTGCCTGCAAACGCGGGCGCGACGGCGAATGTGGCGGCTAATGTAGCGGCGAGTGTGATTTTTTTCATGGTCTGTCCCCAATATTGTTTTGCGGTGTATTTTTGCGCATGCATCCCCACGAAAGAAGGGGTTTGGCGCGGTACTCGAGTAAGACGATTACAGCATAGTGACGTTGCGTCAAGAATGCAGGGCAACCCGGAGCGCGCACCTCACAACAGTGTGGCATCTGTGCCGATTTTCTCCAGATCGCACAAGAGTCCCCGATACATCTGTTCCGCCCGTGTGATCCGGGAATCGGGCAGGGCTGTGTTTTCGACCCGGATCAGCGCTTCGAACGCCAGAAAAAAAGGCAGCACAGCGCGCCGTTCAAGATCGCTGAACGCGAAGGCGCCCGCGAAAGCATCGGTGCAGGCGCGATCAACGCCAAGGCACGTCGTGCCCGAAAGGCGCAACCGGCGGCGGCCCATATGCACGGCAAATCGCGCGATATCCTTCATCAGGGGCAGGTGTTGCGAGCCGCCGAGGTCAATGCCGGTCAGGCGCGCGCCATTCGCGATCAGGTTGTTCGGGTGATAGTCGCCATGGCATATCGCCACGCGCCACGGCTCGGACGCGACAATGGGCGCGAGGCGCTTCATCTGGGCCAGAATGCGCAGCTCGAGCGCGCGAAGCTGGGCGAAGGGCTGTTTTTCCGATGCGCCCGCTGCGCGCGCAATCCAGTGATCGGGCCGCGGTGCGCGCCAGCCTTCGCTCATTGCCGTGCTGGCGCGCAGCCATGCGGCAGCGGGGGCCAGATACGCTATGCGCTGGGGCGGCTCGAGGCTGTAGAGCAGCTCCAACAAAGGGGTGCCGGGCACCATTTCCTGCACGATAACGCCCGCCGCGGGGGCGGCACAGATCGGCTGGGGTACGCGCAGATCGCCGGTCGCCATATAGGGCCAAAGGCGCTGCATTTCGTCCCATTCGCGCCGCGCGGCGTCTTTTTTTTCGGGCGTCAGGTGCATGCGGAACACAACATCGCGCCCCTCCAGCTGCCCATGAAAGATCGCCCGCTTACCCGGTATATGGCGGATCAGATCGCCCGGCTCGGCCCCCGCAAGGCGCGGTTCGTGGGCCCGCGCAGCGTTCAGCCCAGCCGTGATCCGCATCATCTCACTCAGGTCAGGGATCGGAGGCAGGTTTGCGGTCATCGCGGCAGTCAAGCGCAGGCGCGCGGTGCGGTCAACTGAAATGGAAGAGGCTGCGATTGAACCCTTGTAGCGGCGCGTCTATGCTGCGGCTCAATCCGGCAGAATCCACACCCGCGAGGCCCTATATGAGCGATACACCCGTAGCCGAAATGAGTTTCGAGCAGGCCATGGCCGAGCTGGAGCAGGTGGTCGGGCGCCTTGAGCGCGGCGATGTCGCGCTGGACGAATCCATCACGCTCTATGAACGCGGTGCCGCGCTGAAGAAGCGCTGTGAGGCCAAGCTGAAAGAGGCCGAGGAAAAGGTGGCCGCCATCACGCTGGACGGCGAGGGGCAGCCGACCGGCACGACAGAAGTCGAAGGGTTATAAGACCCGTGGAGGCGCGTCTGGCCGAGGCGCAGCAGGCCATTGATGCGCACTTGGCACACGTGCTGGCACCCTTTGGGGACGGAGACGTCGCACAGGCGATGCGCCATGCCAGCAAGGGCGGCAAGCGTCTGCGCGCGTGCCTCGTCCTGGAGTCCGCGCGTTTGCATGGTGTGTCGCAGGATGCCGCGATCTGGCCTGCGACCGCCATTGAAGCGATGCACGCCTATAGCCTCGTCCACGACGATTTGCCCTGCATGGACGACGACAGCGAGCGGCGCGGCCAGCCCACTGTGCATGTCCAATGGGACGAAATGACCGCCGTGCTAACCGGCGACGCGCTTCAGGCGTTGGCGTTTGAACTGGTGACGCATCCCGAAGTTGGCGACGCTGAAATCCGCGCCGATCTGGCGCTGACCCTAGCGCGCTCAGCAGGCGGGCAGGGCATGGTGCTGGGTCAGGCGCTCGATATGGCAGCTGAGCGGCCTGGCGCTCAGCTAAGCCTTGAGCAGATCAGCGTGCTGCAGGCTGGCAAAACTGGCGCGCTGTTCGAATGGAGTGCCGCCGCTGGCGCGCGCATGGCCGGGGCCGATCCCGCACCGCTCACCCGATATGCCGCCGCGATGGGGCAGGCGTTCCAAATCCACGATGACGTGATCGACGTCACCGGCGATGCCACCGCCGCAGGCAAGGCCGTGGGCAAGGATGCGGCAGCGGGCAAGGCGACCTTCGTGTCGCTGCTGGGCCTCGACGGCGCGCGCGCGCGCGCAACTGCGCTGGTTGACGATGCGGTGGCAGCACTATCTGTTTATGGCGAGGACGCCGCGACCTTGCAGCGCATCGCGCGCTTCGCTATCTCGCGTGACAATTGACCTGACGCCCCGAGGAGGGGCAATGCCATGACGACCGACCCTAAGACGCCGCTGCTGGACGAGATCCACAGCCCGTCCGACATGAAACGGCTGAGTGATACCGAACTCGGCCAGTTGGCGGCTGAGCTGCGGGCCGAGACGATCCAATCTGTCTCGAAAACCGGCGGGCATCTGGGCGCGGGTCTGGGCGTGGTCGAACTGACCGTGGCGCTGCATGCCGTGTTCGACGCGCCGCGCGACAAGATCATCTGGGATGTCAGCCATCAGAGCTATCCGCACAAGATTCTGACAGGTCGACGGGACCGCATGAGCACCTTACGCCAGAAGGACGGCCTCAGCGGTTTCACCAAGCGCAGCGAGTCGCCCTATGACCCCTTCGGTGCTGCCCATTCCAGCACGTCGATCAGCGCAGCACTTGGTTTTGCCGTCGCGCGCGATCTTGGCGGGGCCTGTGACACCGGCCACGGTGATGCCGTCGCGGTCATCGGCGATGGCGCGATGAGCGCGGGCATGGCCTTTGAGGCGCTGAACAATGCAGGTGCCTTGGGCAAGCGGATGTTCGTCATCCTCAACGATAACGAGATGTCCATCGCGCCACCCGTCGGCGCGCTATCCACGTATCTGTCGCGGCTTTATGCCGAACAGCCGTTTCAGGAACTCAAGGCGGCGGCCAAGGGCGCCGTTTCCCTGCTGCCCGGACCGTTTCAGGAGGGTGCCCGCCGCGCCAAGGACATGCTCAAGGGGCTGGCCGTGGGCGGCACGCTGTTCGAAGAACTGGGGTTCTCATACCTTGGCCCAATCGACGGCCATGATATGGACCAACTATTACCGGTGCTACGCACAGTGCGCCAGCGCGCGACAGGGCCGATGCTGATCCATGTTCTGACCAAGAAGGGCAAGGGATACGCCCCTGCCGAGGCCGCAAATGATGGCGGACACGCGACTGCGAAATTCGACGTAGCGACCGGCAAACAGAGCAAACCACCCAGCAATGCGCCCAGCTATACCTCGGTCTTTGGCCGCGCGCTGGTCGATCTGGCCAGCCGCGACGATCGCATCGTTGCCGTGACAGCGGCAATGCCGGGCGGCACCGGCCTGAACCTCATGGCCGAGCGCTATCCTTCGCGCACCTTCGACGTCGGCATCGCCGAGCAGCACGCGGTGACCTTTTGCGCCGGACTGGCTGCGGGCGGAATGCGCCCGTTCTGTGCGCTATACTCGACCTTCCTGCAGCGCGGCTACGACCAGGTCGTGCATGACGTCGCGATTCAGCGCCTGCCGGTGCGCTTTGCTATTGATCGCGCGGGACTGGTCGGCGCCGACGGCGCGACCCATGCGGGCAGCTACGACATT includes:
- the tgt gene encoding tRNA guanosine(34) transglycosylase Tgt encodes the protein MTTRFGFKVAATDGRARMGAITTPRGQIRTPAFMPVGTAATVKAMMPESVAATGADILLGNTYHLMLRPTAERIARLGGLHKFMNWQGPILTDSGGFQVMSLAELRKLTEEGVAFRSHIDGSKHMLTPERSMEIQALLGSDIVMCFDECPALPATDKAVAESMELSMRWARRSKEAFGERPGHALFGIQQGGVTRELREASAGHLREIGFDGYAIGGLAVGEGQEAMFGVLDYAPDMLPEDKPRYLMGVGKPDDIVGAVARGVDMMDCVLPSRSGRTGQAWTRRGQVNIKNARHADDPRPLDEDCTCPACRNYSRAYLHHVFRAQEMISGMLLTWHNLHYYQDLMSQIREAITEARFDTWQTQFHDRRAQGDIEPL
- the lon gene encoding endopeptidase La, with amino-acid sequence MKEPLNSSYPVLPLRDIVVFPHMIVPLFVGREKSVRALEEVMADDKQILLSSQIDPSVDDPDSAGIYKAGVLANVLQLLKLPDGTVKVLVEGIARVRVTEYIDNEDFFEARAEYLTEMPGDATTIEALLRSVSNEFERYAKVKKNVPEEALSAVSDSEDPARLADLVAGHLGIEVEQKQELLETLSVSERLEKVYGLMQGEMSVLQVEKKIKTRVKSQMERTQREYYLNEQMKAIQKELGDGEDGEGEIAELEARIAATKLSNEAREKAEAELKKLKNMSPMSAEATVVRNYLDWMLSIPWGVKSRVKKDLGRAEKILDDDHYGLEKVKERIVEYLAVQQRSKKLKGPIMCLVGPPGVGKTSLGKSVARATGREFIRISLGGVRDESEIRGHRRTYIGSMPGKIIQALKKAKTTNPLILLDEIDKMGQDFRGDPASAMLEVLDPEQNSTFVDHYLEVEYDLSNVMFLTTSNTYNMPGPLLDRMEIIPLSGYTEDEKREIAKQHLLDKQVKNHGLKKTEFELTDEALTDIIRYYTREAGVRNLEREIAKVARKAVTMIIKKKATQITVTSENLSEFLGVRKHKFGLAEEADQVGVVTGLAYTSVGGELLNIEALRLPGKGRMKTTGTLGDVMKESIDAANSYVRSIAPAIGIKPPRLEKWDIHVHVPEGATPKDGPSAGLAMVTSIVSVLTGIPVRKDIAMTGEVTLRGNALPIGGLKEKLLAALRGGIKTVLIPQENEKDLVEIPDNVKEGLDIIPVTHVRDVLRLALTRAPEPVEWDEAAEEAAAAEAALKAGPEGTGATAH
- a CDS encoding aminoglycoside phosphotransferase family protein → MTANLPPIPDLSEMMRITAGLNAARAHEPRLAGAEPGDLIRHIPGKRAIFHGQLEGRDVVFRMHLTPEKKDAARREWDEMQRLWPYMATGDLRVPQPICAAPAAGVIVQEMVPGTPLLELLYSLEPPQRIAYLAPAAAWLRASTAMSEGWRAPRPDHWIARAAGASEKQPFAQLRALELRILAQMKRLAPIVASEPWRVAICHGDYHPNNLIANGARLTGIDLGGSQHLPLMKDIARFAVHMGRRRLRLSGTTCLGVDRACTDAFAGAFAFSDLERRAVLPFFLAFEALIRVENTALPDSRITRAEQMYRGLLCDLEKIGTDATLL
- a CDS encoding exodeoxyribonuclease VII small subunit; the protein is MSDTPVAEMSFEQAMAELEQVVGRLERGDVALDESITLYERGAALKKRCEAKLKEAEEKVAAITLDGEGQPTGTTEVEGL
- a CDS encoding polyprenyl synthetase family protein, with the protein product MEARLAEAQQAIDAHLAHVLAPFGDGDVAQAMRHASKGGKRLRACLVLESARLHGVSQDAAIWPATAIEAMHAYSLVHDDLPCMDDDSERRGQPTVHVQWDEMTAVLTGDALQALAFELVTHPEVGDAEIRADLALTLARSAGGQGMVLGQALDMAAERPGAQLSLEQISVLQAGKTGALFEWSAAAGARMAGADPAPLTRYAAAMGQAFQIHDDVIDVTGDATAAGKAVGKDAAAGKATFVSLLGLDGARARATALVDDAVAALSVYGEDAATLQRIARFAISRDN
- the dxs gene encoding 1-deoxy-D-xylulose-5-phosphate synthase gives rise to the protein MTTDPKTPLLDEIHSPSDMKRLSDTELGQLAAELRAETIQSVSKTGGHLGAGLGVVELTVALHAVFDAPRDKIIWDVSHQSYPHKILTGRRDRMSTLRQKDGLSGFTKRSESPYDPFGAAHSSTSISAALGFAVARDLGGACDTGHGDAVAVIGDGAMSAGMAFEALNNAGALGKRMFVILNDNEMSIAPPVGALSTYLSRLYAEQPFQELKAAAKGAVSLLPGPFQEGARRAKDMLKGLAVGGTLFEELGFSYLGPIDGHDMDQLLPVLRTVRQRATGPMLIHVLTKKGKGYAPAEAANDGGHATAKFDVATGKQSKPPSNAPSYTSVFGRALVDLASRDDRIVAVTAAMPGGTGLNLMAERYPSRTFDVGIAEQHAVTFCAGLAAGGMRPFCALYSTFLQRGYDQVVHDVAIQRLPVRFAIDRAGLVGADGATHAGSYDIAFLANLPGFVVMAAADEAELVHMVATAAAHDDGPIAFRYPRGEGEGVEMPERGQPLEIGKGRVIAEGSRVAILSFGTRLGEVRKAAEALSARGITPSIADARFAKPLDRDLILKLAEDHEALITVEEGAVGGFGSHVAQLLADEGVFDHGLKFRSMVLPDIFVDQASPADMYAVAGLGAAQIEAKVLEVLGVAQMADRRA